In Rutidosis leptorrhynchoides isolate AG116_Rl617_1_P2 chromosome 2, CSIRO_AGI_Rlap_v1, whole genome shotgun sequence, one genomic interval encodes:
- the LOC139889099 gene encoding uncharacterized protein: protein MMNISRKKLLIIRFLINPNFLKPPINPNPLIISPPASFSHSSIHTSTYNNTNLQFAENHTENLDKNPNFQKTPNLVSQLIDVIKSSKGNCRSQLDLIDTKLSKVSVCEILRVLSCEKVLSVSFFEWVRDRNRELYRNGDVCSLVIDNCGWVGDYDTMTALLTLFKQEKITINNKAFGFLPVLDSSTAHAKEKIALVVDVLNKVGGSVCNSGVFALIDMLCGIDCFDLAKYVIELTEKKSSYYAILVREKCKRGDLDYAYALLNEMRTVGCEVDCKIYNYILGCLCKSDKLSEAMSLLEQMQESGIQPDEITFEIFIASACRLGKMDFANERLRSLMDTGSNPRVSTHVAIVKGYFNAGRYDEAYEYARDMEVKNMPAISKIYSVLARLHQSKGNVEVATRIFNEMMEKGLKPDFLYYKKTVNTLSRNGGRGLAQDLRMKYSKFRFE from the coding sequence ATGATGAACATATCCCGGAAGAAGCTTCTTATCATCAGGTttctcataaaccctaattttcttaAACCCCCAATAAACCCTAATCCACTAATAATCTCACCACCTGCATCCTTTTCACATTCTTCAATTCATACATCAACATACAACAACACCAACTTACAGTTCGCTGAAAATCATACTGAAAATCTCGATAAAAATCCGAACTTTCAAAAAACCCCCAATTTGGTTTCTCAACTCATTGATGTGATCAAAAGCAGTAAAGGTAATTGCAGATCTCAACTAGATTTAATTGACACTAAACTCTCCAAAGTTTCTGTTTGTGAGATTCTTAGGGTTTTGAGTTGTGAAAAAGTACTCTCTGTGAGCTTTTTCGAATGGGTTCGAGATCGTAATCGAGAACTTTATCGAAATGGTGATGTTTGTAGTTTAGTTATTGATAACTGTGGTTGGGTTGGTGATTATGATACAATGACTGCACTTTTAACGCTGTTTAAACAGGAAAAGATTACTATTAACAATAAGGCATTCGGGTTTTTGCCTGTACTCGATTCGAGTACAGCTCATGCTAAAGAAAAGATTGCGTTAGTTGTTGATGTTTTAAACAAAGTTGGAGGGTCTGTTTGTAATTCAGGCGTTTTTGCATTAATTGATATGCTTTGTGGTATTGATTGTTTTGATTTGGCTAAGTATGTGATAGAATTAACCGAAAAGAAATCGAGCTATTATGCTATTTTAGTTCGTGAAAAATGTAAGCGAGGCGATTTGGATTATGCATATGCTTTACTTAACGAGATGCGAACGGTTGGTTGTGAAGTAGATTGTaaaatatataattacattttagGTTGTTTATGTAAAAGCGATAAGCTTTCAGAAGCTATGAGTTTACTTGAACAAATGCAAGAATCGGGTATTCAACCAGATGAAATAACGTTTGAAATATTTATTGCGAGTGCGTGTAGATTAGGTAAGATGGATTTTGCTAATGAGAGATTAAGAAGTTTAATGGATACGGGTAGTAATCCACGGGTTTCGACCCATGTTGCGATTGTGAAAGGTTATTTTAACGCTGGACGATATGATGAGGCGTATGAATATGCACGTGATATGGAAGTAAAGAATATGCCTGCAATTAGTAAGATTTATAGCGTTCTTGCGAGGTTGCATCAGAGTAAAGGAAACGTTGAGGTTGCTACGAGGATATTTAATGAAATGATGGAGAAAGGTTTAAAGCCTGACTTTTTGTATTATAAAAAAACTGTCAATACGTTGAGTCGTAATGGTGGTAGAGGTTTAGCTCAAGATTTACGAATGAAATATTCGAAATTTAGATTCGAATGA